Proteins from a single region of Halogeometricum borinquense DSM 11551:
- a CDS encoding LLM class flavin-dependent oxidoreductase produces the protein MVVFGLSFEGFPHFPLKEGNDGYLIPDASVAELSECHKEALSQSVATAVEAESMGFEYIVHAEHHSELVTNNSPNPILTQTAIARETQEIRLLQMANILPWHEPVRLAEMLSMLDILSDGRVDVGVGGGSRDIATATLGQYWGGSSAHEPKNEKSFEEKFEILVKAWTEDLVSYHGEFHQVPPSYTEREISHDIAYFSDSVCEYDLHDYISKKKDTITLEGLPVIPQPEQEPHPQLWRPALSSSSSTWAARRGINVCTHLLSISQTNEVVDAYYTAAKDAEWPDRQTDYTGEAFNYGWDAQRNRGVGIIISMFNTEVADDGAIERWKRSFKRDEQQRRNDLSEPINVDEQIQERTAPLYGDAAELINGLAEVIEECALDDALIICNPHSVGLTHEERREQIRAFADDVMPYFRDDQYK, from the coding sequence ATGGTAGTATTTGGCCTTTCCTTCGAAGGGTTCCCCCATTTTCCACTGAAAGAAGGCAATGACGGGTACCTTATTCCAGATGCATCAGTCGCTGAGCTATCTGAATGTCACAAGGAGGCTCTCAGTCAATCAGTCGCTACTGCGGTGGAAGCCGAATCGATGGGGTTCGAGTATATCGTTCATGCGGAACACCACTCGGAGCTTGTGACGAACAACTCCCCGAACCCGATCCTGACACAAACCGCAATTGCACGAGAGACTCAGGAGATCCGGCTGCTTCAGATGGCGAACATCCTCCCGTGGCACGAGCCAGTTCGTCTCGCCGAAATGCTCTCGATGCTAGATATTCTGAGTGACGGCCGGGTCGATGTTGGTGTCGGTGGCGGATCTCGCGATATTGCCACAGCGACACTCGGTCAGTATTGGGGTGGATCGTCGGCCCACGAACCAAAAAACGAGAAATCATTTGAAGAAAAATTTGAAATTCTGGTCAAGGCATGGACCGAAGATCTAGTCTCATACCACGGAGAGTTTCATCAGGTACCTCCGAGCTATACCGAACGGGAAATTAGCCATGACATCGCGTACTTTTCAGACAGTGTCTGTGAGTACGATCTTCACGACTACATCTCTAAAAAGAAAGACACGATAACGCTTGAGGGACTGCCAGTTATTCCACAACCGGAGCAGGAACCCCACCCACAGTTATGGCGACCGGCACTGTCATCCTCGTCGTCAACGTGGGCAGCACGTCGAGGGATCAACGTTTGTACCCATTTGTTAAGTATCTCCCAAACTAACGAAGTCGTCGACGCATACTACACCGCTGCCAAGGACGCTGAGTGGCCTGATCGTCAGACAGATTATACTGGGGAGGCGTTTAACTACGGATGGGATGCTCAGCGAAACCGAGGTGTTGGTATCATTATCTCCATGTTCAACACCGAAGTCGCCGACGACGGGGCGATTGAGCGATGGAAGCGCTCGTTCAAGCGCGATGAACAACAAAGAAGAAACGACCTCTCAGAGCCAATAAATGTCGATGAGCAGATTCAAGAACGGACAGCTCCCCTCTATGGGGATGCCGCTGAACTAATCAATGGGCTTGCAGAGGTGATCGAAGAGTGTGCGCTTGATGATGCGCTAATCATCTGTAATCCACACTCTGTCGGCCTTACACACGAAGAGCGACGAGAGCAGATACGGGCGTTCGCAGACGATGTGATGCCCTACTTCAGAGACGACCAGTATAAGTGA
- a CDS encoding gamma carbonic anhydrase family protein yields the protein MNDPRIYEFEGDTPTIDADAHVSQMSTLVGDVRVAANASVWPGVVLRGDIGSVRIGAESHVADNAVLHASTIGNRVMVGHGSVLNEAVVEDSTLIGFNATINTDVTVGERSIVAAGCVVPEGRDIPPESFVRGVPAEVTPLSEAGIDIEELLSKYSATEYTELAERHAELFE from the coding sequence ATGAACGATCCGAGGATCTACGAGTTCGAAGGTGACACGCCGACCATCGACGCGGATGCTCATGTGAGCCAGATGTCCACGCTTGTCGGTGATGTTCGGGTTGCTGCGAACGCAAGTGTCTGGCCTGGGGTTGTTCTCCGGGGTGATATCGGCTCGGTCCGAATTGGGGCGGAATCACACGTTGCTGATAACGCTGTCCTTCACGCCTCAACTATCGGCAATCGGGTGATGGTTGGTCACGGCTCGGTGCTTAATGAGGCCGTCGTCGAAGACAGCACGCTCATCGGATTCAATGCCACGATAAATACGGATGTGACGGTCGGTGAGCGGAGTATCGTTGCCGCTGGCTGTGTTGTTCCCGAGGGGCGCGATATTCCGCCGGAGTCGTTCGTTCGGGGTGTTCCCGCGGAAGTTACTCCACTGTCTGAGGCCGGTATCGATATCGAGGAACTTCTCAGCAAGTACTCTGCAACGGAATACACGGAACTTGCTGAGCGCCACGCTGAGCTATTCGAGTAG
- a CDS encoding AbrB/MazE/SpoVT family DNA-binding domain-containing protein: MTEQEENKQMQMWPPAFLEQMQEAGERTMEAQNRMYRQFLSSMTGSDVSGLGQIGWRDMATFKTRVQSGGRISIPDAERETLDIEEGDIVQTIVIPINRDTE, encoded by the coding sequence ATGACCGAGCAAGAAGAGAACAAGCAGATGCAGATGTGGCCGCCAGCGTTCCTCGAGCAGATGCAAGAGGCCGGTGAACGAACAATGGAGGCACAGAACCGGATGTACCGGCAGTTCCTGTCGTCGATGACAGGATCAGACGTGAGCGGCCTCGGCCAAATCGGCTGGCGCGACATGGCGACGTTCAAGACGCGCGTTCAGAGCGGAGGGCGCATCAGCATTCCCGACGCCGAACGCGAGACGCTCGATATCGAAGAGGGCGACATCGTCCAAACGATCGTTATCCCAATCAACCGAGACACGGAGTAA
- a CDS encoding poly(R)-hydroxyalkanoic acid synthase subunit PhaE, with translation MNSNSGGESPPGGDWGFEQLREAYMEGFERNIEAQSAFVEAWQDAVDETMLSEEAMQDSIEGYVGAYEVWMDAAEASLSRMSSAYEGKDVDISNFRDIWLEAANDAFKEIASTQGFATMTGQTVEESFGLRGDFGEIQRETLRNLGVPTESDIDEIGERLLEFERRQHKVEQKLDEVLNALEEE, from the coding sequence ATGAACTCCAACTCCGGTGGAGAGAGTCCACCAGGCGGCGACTGGGGATTCGAACAACTGAGAGAAGCATACATGGAGGGATTCGAACGGAACATCGAAGCCCAGTCGGCGTTCGTGGAGGCATGGCAGGACGCGGTTGACGAAACGATGCTGTCGGAGGAGGCGATGCAAGATAGTATCGAAGGCTACGTCGGCGCGTACGAAGTCTGGATGGACGCGGCTGAGGCCTCTCTCTCACGAATGAGTAGTGCGTACGAAGGAAAGGACGTCGATATTTCCAACTTCAGAGATATCTGGCTCGAAGCCGCCAACGACGCGTTCAAAGAGATTGCGTCCACACAGGGGTTCGCTACCATGACGGGCCAAACGGTCGAAGAATCATTCGGCCTCAGAGGAGACTTCGGTGAAATACAACGGGAGACGTTACGAAACCTCGGCGTTCCGACCGAGTCGGACATCGACGAAATCGGAGAACGACTCCTCGAATTCGAGCGACGACAGCACAAGGTAGAGCAGAAGCTAGACGAAGTCCTCAACGCACTCGAAGAGGAATGA
- the phaC gene encoding class III poly(R)-hydroxyalkanoic acid synthase subunit PhaC → MNPYSAPLEFQAQTWEDAAEAIEQMTGAPDQLERMQSVEVGQTPSEVVYSENKLDLLHYEPRTDEQLDVPILIVYALINRPYILDLQPNRSVVRTLLDQGLDVYLIDWGEPSRLDASLTLDDYVNRYIENCVDVVRDRSDQDSINVLGYCMGGTMSAMYTALHPEKVRNLGLMASGLCFNDTGGTLEFWGDEEYYNPEAVTDVSGNVPSEFLDVGFALMDPVDNYLTKYIRLFENLDNDSFVENFARMEKWLSDGIDVAGETYNQFLQDIYQDNKLVNGELMLGEQHVDLANIDMPVIQIIGEHDHLIPPESSIPFNDAIASDDTMVIEFPTGHIGLSVSSKSHAELWPQVCDWYVQRSQHEETESTSAEATDEPATESAAVEESAELEDITGIGPAYATRLRESGIETFEDLASAEVSIAEQIDVSESQFQQWIDEANERLNKND, encoded by the coding sequence ATGAATCCGTACAGTGCTCCGTTAGAGTTCCAAGCGCAAACGTGGGAGGACGCTGCCGAGGCCATCGAACAGATGACCGGAGCGCCCGACCAGCTGGAGCGAATGCAATCGGTTGAGGTCGGACAGACACCAAGCGAGGTTGTCTACTCGGAGAACAAACTCGACTTACTGCATTACGAACCGCGGACCGACGAGCAACTTGACGTTCCGATACTCATTGTCTACGCGCTGATTAATCGGCCGTACATCCTCGACTTGCAACCGAACCGGAGCGTCGTACGGACACTTCTCGACCAGGGTCTCGATGTCTACCTCATCGACTGGGGAGAGCCCTCTCGGCTCGATGCCAGTCTCACCCTTGACGACTACGTCAACCGGTACATCGAGAACTGTGTCGATGTCGTTCGTGACCGGTCCGACCAAGACTCCATCAACGTCCTCGGTTACTGTATGGGAGGAACAATGAGTGCCATGTACACCGCGCTCCATCCCGAGAAGGTACGCAATCTCGGGCTGATGGCGTCCGGACTCTGCTTCAACGACACTGGTGGCACCTTGGAGTTTTGGGGCGACGAAGAGTACTACAATCCGGAAGCGGTAACCGACGTATCCGGAAACGTTCCATCGGAGTTTCTCGACGTTGGGTTCGCACTCATGGACCCAGTCGATAACTACCTCACGAAGTACATCCGTCTGTTCGAGAATCTCGACAACGACAGCTTCGTGGAGAACTTCGCCCGAATGGAAAAATGGCTTTCCGATGGGATCGACGTCGCCGGCGAGACGTACAACCAGTTCCTACAGGACATCTATCAGGACAACAAACTGGTGAACGGCGAACTCATGCTCGGCGAACAGCACGTTGATCTGGCGAACATCGACATGCCGGTGATACAGATTATCGGCGAACACGACCATCTGATTCCCCCTGAGTCGAGTATCCCGTTCAACGATGCGATTGCCAGCGATGACACCATGGTCATCGAGTTCCCCACCGGCCACATCGGGCTCTCCGTCTCGAGCAAGTCCCACGCAGAACTGTGGCCGCAAGTTTGCGACTGGTACGTACAGCGGTCACAACACGAAGAGACGGAGAGTACCTCAGCGGAAGCAACCGACGAGCCAGCGACCGAGAGTGCAGCGGTCGAGGAGTCGGCCGAGCTGGAGGACATCACCGGAATCGGTCCGGCATATGCTACGCGGTTGCGCGAATCAGGTATCGAAACCTTCGAAGATCTCGCCTCAGCAGAGGTGTCGATAGCCGAACAAATAGACGTCTCTGAAAGCCAGTTCCAGCAGTGGATCGACGAGGCCAACGAACGTCTCAACAAGAACGACTAA
- a CDS encoding HTH domain-containing protein, with protein sequence MRGTVDQSQRRVEVRIREQMPRGAYDRPESIIERLDQLESDGKINEYTVDVWGRSINTSPSCSVTTAMGNLDTVREFQSWAAENGMTLEPAFQENELSPLEMNETYEVLVLPVVCLAVYEDDSLKGVFPCARDDVFTVDDCIEALREGSDWFDRFEGFRMPSEQLSE encoded by the coding sequence ATGAGAGGGACAGTGGACCAGTCACAGCGTCGTGTCGAAGTTCGTATCCGCGAACAGATGCCACGTGGTGCGTACGATAGACCAGAATCGATTATCGAGCGCCTAGACCAACTTGAGTCTGACGGCAAAATCAACGAGTACACAGTCGATGTGTGGGGTCGGTCGATCAACACCTCCCCCTCTTGTTCAGTTACCACTGCGATGGGGAATCTGGATACCGTTCGCGAGTTCCAGTCTTGGGCAGCGGAGAATGGGATGACGTTAGAACCGGCGTTCCAGGAGAACGAACTATCGCCGCTGGAGATGAACGAGACGTACGAAGTACTCGTCTTGCCGGTCGTCTGTCTCGCTGTCTACGAGGATGACTCTCTCAAGGGAGTGTTCCCGTGCGCTCGTGACGACGTGTTCACAGTCGATGACTGTATTGAGGCATTGAGAGAGGGCAGTGACTGGTTCGACCGCTTCGAGGGCTTTCGCATGCCCTCTGAGCAACTGTCGGAGTAA
- a CDS encoding MaoC family dehydratase, whose protein sequence is MNRYEELGVGERVSFTKQLSSEDVSAFATISGDTNPLHLDDEFAKRTRFGTPIVHGTLISGLISAALARFPGVTIYLSQDLEFLSAAEPGGTLTATCEITEAFGESRYRLDTVVHNESGEKLADGEAIVLIDEPPEYTETF, encoded by the coding sequence GTGAACCGGTATGAGGAACTGGGTGTTGGTGAGCGCGTCTCGTTCACGAAGCAACTCTCCAGTGAGGATGTCAGTGCGTTCGCCACGATCAGCGGTGATACGAATCCGTTACATCTCGACGACGAATTCGCCAAGCGCACACGGTTTGGGACCCCGATTGTCCACGGGACCCTCATCTCGGGCTTGATAAGTGCCGCTTTGGCACGATTTCCCGGCGTAACGATATATCTCTCGCAGGATCTCGAATTCCTCTCCGCTGCGGAACCCGGCGGGACGTTGACTGCGACCTGTGAAATCACAGAAGCATTCGGAGAGAGTAGATATCGACTCGATACGGTCGTTCATAACGAATCCGGCGAGAAGCTTGCTGATGGTGAAGCTATTGTTCTTATCGATGAACCGCCGGAGTACACTGAAACGTTCTAG
- a CDS encoding Zn-ribbon domain-containing OB-fold protein encodes MSHELNDDSSTSDNHDAQPPMKAFRYPDGSITYPEHPIGPNGGASVEMIDLSEYTATVLTWTVSTATPSGVRRPNPVAIVEFDIDGESVRAIGQLATAGDFDDGSGTDEEMSVDVAIGDEVRPVYVGSLRDSASGIRVAESQEWDGYRFELI; translated from the coding sequence ATGAGCCACGAACTGAACGACGATTCGAGCACGAGCGATAATCACGACGCACAGCCTCCGATGAAGGCGTTCCGATACCCCGACGGGAGCATCACGTATCCGGAACATCCGATTGGACCGAACGGAGGTGCTTCGGTTGAGATGATTGATCTCAGTGAGTACACTGCGACGGTCCTCACGTGGACTGTCAGTACTGCGACTCCGTCGGGAGTCCGCCGTCCGAACCCGGTCGCTATCGTTGAATTTGATATCGACGGTGAATCTGTTCGAGCGATTGGGCAGTTGGCGACCGCTGGCGATTTCGATGATGGATCAGGGACCGACGAGGAGATGTCAGTTGATGTGGCCATCGGCGACGAAGTCCGGCCTGTATACGTGGGTTCGCTCCGTGACTCAGCAAGCGGTATTCGGGTCGCAGAGAGTCAAGAGTGGGATGGATACCGATTCGAACTGATTTAA
- a CDS encoding thiolase family protein: MERVAVISASMTQFGNREGQFILDLLAEAGEACLDDVGVSPDSVDHLYVSNMASGEFEGQTGIPNALAHDLSMLPAYTTRIDQTSSSGGAGVYAAWQSIASGASEMTLLVGGEKMTHRSTADTTDIIASITHPVEYKHGITLPTFAGLTARRYLHEYDAPRESLARVAVKNHANGVDNPHAQFRKEITLEDALEAPVIADPLRLYDFCPISDGSAALLFCPESVAREYTDEYSVVTGVGGATDTHVVHERSDPTTMRGVVESGNIAYEMAGRNPGDIDVAELHDMFSILEFLQSEDLGFFEKGEGWKAVEDGITHRDGDLPINTSGGLKSKGHPLGASGVAQAYEIHKQVTNDAGPRQVDADVGLTCNVGGFGNCVITTIMEGQA; encoded by the coding sequence ATGGAACGCGTAGCTGTTATTAGCGCGTCGATGACGCAGTTTGGCAATCGTGAAGGACAGTTTATCCTCGACCTATTGGCGGAAGCCGGTGAGGCCTGTCTCGACGATGTCGGGGTGAGCCCCGATTCTGTCGATCACCTCTACGTCTCGAACATGGCCAGCGGGGAGTTCGAGGGACAGACTGGCATCCCCAACGCACTCGCACACGACCTTTCGATGCTCCCAGCGTACACCACGCGAATCGATCAAACCTCGTCGTCGGGTGGTGCAGGAGTTTATGCCGCGTGGCAATCTATCGCCTCGGGTGCCTCAGAGATGACGCTTCTCGTCGGCGGCGAGAAGATGACACATCGATCAACTGCAGACACAACAGATATTATTGCCTCGATTACTCATCCGGTTGAGTACAAACACGGCATTACACTCCCTACCTTCGCTGGTCTCACGGCTCGGCGTTACCTCCACGAGTACGACGCTCCACGTGAGAGTTTAGCGAGGGTTGCGGTGAAAAACCACGCAAACGGTGTCGATAACCCCCACGCTCAGTTCCGCAAGGAAATAACGCTCGAAGACGCTCTTGAAGCACCCGTCATCGCTGACCCGCTCCGCTTGTACGACTTCTGTCCGATTTCGGACGGGAGTGCAGCGCTACTGTTCTGTCCGGAGTCGGTCGCCCGCGAGTACACAGACGAGTACTCGGTCGTCACCGGTGTTGGCGGCGCGACGGACACACACGTCGTCCACGAGCGTTCGGACCCGACAACGATGCGCGGCGTTGTCGAATCAGGTAACATCGCTTACGAGATGGCCGGCCGGAACCCCGGCGATATCGACGTGGCGGAACTGCACGATATGTTCTCCATCCTCGAGTTCCTTCAGTCCGAAGATCTCGGCTTCTTCGAGAAGGGCGAGGGATGGAAGGCGGTCGAGGACGGTATCACCCACCGTGACGGTGACCTACCAATCAATACCTCAGGTGGACTGAAATCCAAGGGACATCCCCTCGGCGCATCGGGAGTCGCACAGGCGTACGAAATCCACAAACAGGTTACGAACGATGCGGGACCACGACAGGTGGATGCCGATGTCGGCTTGACGTGTAACGTGGGTGGATTTGGGAACTGCGTTATTACGACCATTATGGAGGGACAAGCATGA
- the fabG gene encoding 3-oxoacyl-[acyl-carrier-protein] reductase, whose translation MNTNKRTCVITGASRGIGRAITKELGQSGANVIVNYRSSESAAYDVAESIEENGGTAVPVQADVSDISQVKAMRDTVHGEFGSIDVLVNNAGITVDKTFTNMTEADWKQVIDVNLGGVFNCTKTFYEDIKKANEGRLINISSVIGKQGNYGQSNYAASKSGMLGFTRSIALELASSGSTANCVAPGYTRTDMVDDVPEDIQDKLRSKIPLNRFAEPEEIANVVRFLASEESSYMTGEVIDVNGAIDL comes from the coding sequence ATGAACACCAATAAACGAACCTGCGTTATCACCGGCGCATCCAGAGGCATCGGGCGTGCGATCACGAAGGAACTCGGACAATCCGGCGCAAACGTCATCGTCAACTATCGGTCATCAGAGTCGGCCGCATACGATGTCGCTGAGTCCATCGAAGAAAACGGGGGAACTGCGGTCCCAGTGCAAGCAGACGTTTCAGACATATCACAAGTTAAGGCGATGCGCGATACCGTACACGGCGAGTTCGGTTCGATAGACGTTCTCGTCAACAACGCCGGTATCACAGTCGACAAGACGTTCACGAACATGACCGAAGCGGACTGGAAACAAGTCATAGATGTCAACCTCGGCGGCGTATTCAACTGTACGAAAACGTTCTACGAGGATATTAAGAAGGCCAACGAGGGGAGACTAATCAATATCTCGAGCGTCATCGGCAAACAGGGGAACTACGGGCAGTCCAACTACGCGGCGAGTAAAAGTGGCATGCTCGGCTTTACGCGTTCTATCGCACTGGAGCTGGCATCGTCCGGGTCCACTGCAAACTGTGTCGCCCCCGGATACACCCGAACCGACATGGTCGATGACGTCCCCGAAGATATTCAAGACAAACTCCGGTCAAAGATTCCCCTGAATCGGTTCGCGGAGCCAGAAGAAATCGCGAACGTCGTCCGATTTCTGGCCAGCGAGGAGTCGTCCTACATGACCGGAGAGGTAATCGACGTGAACGGTGCGATCGACCTCTGA
- a CDS encoding acyl-CoA carboxylase subunit beta, whose amino-acid sequence MQDKLNELKERREESHRGGGEERIEKQHDKGKLTARERISYLLDEGSFVEVDAFAEHQCRNFGMEDRTVPGDAVVTGHGTVNGRPIVVFAHDFTVFGGSVSSVVAEKINKIVDTAIEAGVPVVGLNDSGGARIQEGVDSLDGFANLFRRNTKASGVVPQISCIMGPCAGGAVYSPALTDFTFMVQDTSHMMITGPDVIETVTGEQVTMDELGGANAHTSKSGVAHKAFRDDEAALDSIRELLSYLPANNMEDPPRVEPWDDPNRRDDELIDIIPEEPKKPYDMTEVIQHIVDVGSFYETHENYAKNLVVGFARLDGRSIGVVANQPRVNAGTLDIAASEKGARFVRFCDAFNIPILTFVDVPGFMPGTDQEHGGIIKHGAKLIYAYGEATVPLLTVVTRKAYGGAYIVMASKGLGADVNYAWPTAELAVMGPRGAVNVLHRREIAKADNPEAKRQELIDEFREEFAHPYRASEKGHIDDVIDPRETRPRLIKDLQLRETKRAENPPKTHGNVPL is encoded by the coding sequence ATGCAGGACAAACTCAATGAACTGAAAGAACGGCGCGAAGAATCCCACCGCGGCGGTGGGGAAGAGCGGATCGAAAAGCAACACGACAAGGGTAAGCTAACCGCCCGCGAGCGTATCTCGTACCTGCTCGACGAGGGGAGTTTCGTCGAGGTGGACGCATTTGCGGAACACCAGTGTCGTAACTTCGGGATGGAGGACCGAACCGTTCCCGGTGACGCCGTTGTCACTGGGCACGGGACAGTAAACGGCCGACCGATTGTGGTGTTCGCGCACGATTTCACGGTCTTCGGTGGCTCGGTGAGTTCGGTCGTGGCCGAGAAAATAAACAAAATCGTTGATACAGCTATCGAAGCTGGTGTTCCGGTCGTCGGTCTGAACGACTCCGGCGGTGCCCGAATCCAGGAGGGAGTCGATTCCCTCGACGGATTCGCTAACCTGTTCCGACGCAACACGAAAGCAAGCGGTGTCGTCCCGCAGATATCGTGTATTATGGGTCCCTGTGCGGGTGGTGCTGTGTACTCCCCGGCACTAACCGATTTCACCTTCATGGTACAGGACACATCGCACATGATGATCACGGGACCAGACGTCATCGAAACCGTCACCGGTGAGCAGGTAACGATGGACGAACTCGGCGGTGCGAACGCCCACACGAGCAAAAGCGGTGTGGCACACAAAGCGTTCCGCGATGATGAGGCCGCTCTCGATTCCATTCGAGAGTTGCTCTCGTACCTCCCGGCGAACAACATGGAGGACCCGCCGCGCGTCGAACCGTGGGACGACCCGAACCGGCGCGACGATGAACTAATCGATATCATCCCGGAAGAGCCGAAAAAGCCCTACGACATGACGGAGGTGATCCAACACATCGTAGACGTTGGGTCCTTCTACGAGACCCACGAAAACTACGCGAAGAACTTGGTCGTCGGCTTCGCCCGTCTCGACGGACGGTCAATCGGCGTCGTCGCCAACCAACCGCGCGTCAACGCCGGAACGCTCGACATCGCCGCCAGCGAAAAGGGAGCGCGTTTCGTGCGCTTCTGTGACGCGTTCAACATACCAATCCTCACGTTCGTGGACGTGCCTGGATTTATGCCAGGTACAGACCAAGAACACGGAGGAATCATCAAGCACGGTGCAAAGCTCATTTACGCATACGGAGAGGCGACAGTACCGCTACTTACTGTCGTGACGCGGAAAGCCTACGGTGGCGCGTACATCGTGATGGCATCGAAAGGACTCGGTGCGGACGTCAACTACGCGTGGCCAACCGCCGAGTTAGCAGTCATGGGTCCCCGTGGTGCGGTCAACGTCCTTCATCGTCGGGAGATCGCCAAGGCAGACAATCCCGAAGCAAAGCGACAAGAGCTGATCGACGAGTTCCGCGAGGAGTTCGCGCACCCGTATCGGGCGTCGGAGAAAGGACACATCGACGACGTGATCGATCCCCGCGAAACCCGTCCGCGGCTCATCAAAGACCTGCAACTACGAGAGACGAAGCGTGCAGAGAACCCGCCGAAAACCCACGGAAACGTCCCACTCTAA
- a CDS encoding ABC transporter ATP-binding protein, with the protein MSFQSSDSSQREKAEETLVEVSGLKKHYPIKEGILKREVGRVKAVDGISFEIERGETVGLVGESGCGKSTAAEAILRLEEPTDGTITFDDEDITEYDDTELKSFRREAQMIFQNPDSSFDPRMSIGESITEPLRIHGVGPREHRLAIASDLLERVGLNASDVDRYPHELSGGQKQRVALARALVVNPRLIVADEPVSALDVSVQAEVLTLLKDIQTEFDLSILFISHDMSVVREICDTVAVMYLGQIVEIADTETLFEDPQHPYTRALLRAIPTIDAGTRGIDAALSGDVPNPSDPPTGCNFYTRCPEVVQPEGYDFEQENWRAVMDLRVALERHGIDVEGLREFVGLDAGDSITPQDVEKMKAELRREHDIPPSLTDSAAESVLEEALDEIVRGNGASAEALLAREFETVCGQSEPSLAESAAGHPTSCHLHSREVTQTPPLTDD; encoded by the coding sequence ATGAGTTTCCAGTCTTCAGATAGCAGTCAACGTGAGAAGGCAGAAGAGACACTCGTCGAAGTGAGCGGTCTCAAGAAACACTACCCGATAAAAGAGGGTATCCTCAAGCGTGAAGTCGGTCGCGTGAAAGCGGTTGACGGTATCTCATTCGAGATCGAGCGCGGTGAAACTGTTGGTCTCGTCGGTGAGTCCGGATGTGGGAAGTCAACTGCCGCAGAGGCGATTCTCCGACTCGAGGAACCGACTGACGGGACGATCACGTTCGACGACGAAGACATCACAGAATACGATGACACGGAGTTGAAGTCGTTCCGGCGGGAGGCCCAGATGATCTTCCAGAATCCGGATTCGAGCTTCGACCCTCGAATGTCGATCGGTGAGTCTATCACCGAACCCCTCCGAATTCACGGGGTTGGTCCACGCGAACACCGACTTGCTATCGCCAGCGACCTGCTTGAGCGCGTCGGGCTGAATGCGAGTGACGTTGATCGCTATCCGCACGAACTGTCTGGTGGACAGAAACAGCGGGTTGCGCTCGCACGCGCGCTCGTTGTCAACCCCCGGCTTATCGTGGCCGACGAACCGGTCTCTGCGTTGGACGTGAGTGTGCAGGCAGAGGTTCTGACCCTCCTGAAAGACATTCAAACGGAGTTCGATCTCTCGATTCTGTTCATCAGCCACGATATGAGTGTCGTCCGTGAAATCTGCGACACAGTCGCCGTGATGTACCTCGGACAGATCGTCGAAATCGCGGACACCGAGACGTTGTTCGAGGACCCGCAACATCCGTACACGCGAGCGCTCCTTCGAGCGATTCCGACAATCGACGCGGGAACGAGAGGGATCGACGCGGCGCTGAGCGGCGACGTTCCGAATCCGTCGGACCCCCCGACCGGGTGTAACTTCTACACTCGATGTCCCGAGGTCGTTCAACCGGAGGGATACGATTTCGAGCAGGAGAACTGGCGAGCAGTGATGGACCTTCGGGTCGCTCTTGAGCGGCACGGCATCGATGTTGAAGGGCTCCGCGAATTCGTCGGCCTCGACGCGGGAGACTCGATCACCCCGCAGGATGTCGAGAAGATGAAAGCCGAACTTCGCAGGGAACACGATATTCCACCATCGCTTACCGATTCCGCTGCAGAATCCGTGTTGGAAGAGGCGCTTGACGAGATTGTTCGTGGAAACGGTGCTAGCGCGGAAGCACTGCTAGCGCGAGAGTTTGAGACTGTCTGTGGGCAATCCGAACCGTCGCTCGCCGAATCGGCCGCCGGCCATCCGACGTCGTGCCACCTTCATAGCCGTGAGGTGACGCAGACGCCGCCACTCACGGATGACTAG